The following proteins are co-located in the Peromyscus eremicus chromosome 13, PerEre_H2_v1, whole genome shotgun sequence genome:
- the LOC131923436 gene encoding olfactory receptor 9S13-like, with protein sequence MATPVHRNASVSAVSLQGFVLVGFGGGAETQALLFAVFLALYMVTVLGNLTMIVVITLDAHLHSPMYFFLKNLSFVDLCYSSVIAPKAMTIFLSSSKVISFEGCATQLFFFSLLVTTEGFLLAVMAYDRFMAICSPLRYPVTMCHMACVRLVLGTYCGGCLNSIVQTSLTFQLPFCSSNHIDHFYCDVPPLLRLACADTALNELVMFGICGLIIVSTTLVVLISYGYITVTILRMRSGSGRHKVFSTCGSHMTAVSLFYGTVFVMYAQPGAVASMEQGKVVSVFYTLVIPMLNPLIYSLRNKDVKDALKRLGQRPSLVKEGGQ encoded by the coding sequence ATGGCCACACCAGTCCACAGAAACGCAAGTGTCTCAGCAGTGTCCTTGCAGGGGTTTGTGttggtgggatttgggggaggtgcaGAGACCCAGGCCCTGCTCTTCGCTGTCTTCCTGGCTCTGTACATGGTGACTGTCCTGGGCAACCTCACCATGATCGTGGTCATCACCCTGGATGCCCACCTGCActcccccatgtacttcttcctcaagAACCTGTCCTTTGTCGACCTTTGCTACTCCTCTGTCATTGCCCCCAAAGCCATGAccatcttcctttcctcctccaaggTCATCAGCTTCGAGGGCTGTGCCACAcagctcttctttttctcccttctggTTACCACCGAAGGCTTCCTCTTAGCAGTAATGGCCTATGACCGCTTTATGGCCATCTGCAGTCCCCTGAGGTACCCTGTGACCATGTGCCACATGGCATGTGTTCGTCTGGTTCTGGGTACCTACTGTGGAGGCTGCCTGAACTCCATCGTGCAGACCAGCCTCACATTCCAGCTGCCCTTCTGCAGTTCCAACCACATCGACCACTTCTACTGCGACGTGCCCCCACTGCTCCGGCTGGCCTGTGCAGACACAGCGCTCAATGAGCTTGTCATGTTTGGCATCTGTGGGCTCATCATTGTGTCTACCACTCTTGTGGTCCTCATCTCCTATGGCTACATCACAGTGACTATCCTCAGGATGCGCTCCGGGTCAGGGCGGCACAAGGTTTTCTCCACCTGTGGTTCCCACATGACGGCTGTGTCCTTGTTTTATGGGACTGTGTTTGTCATGTACGCACAGCCAGGAGCAGTGGCATCCATGGAGCAGGGCAAGGTGGTCTCTGTCTTCTACACCCTGGTCATCCCCATGCTCAACCCTCTCATCTACAGTCTGCGCAACAAGGATGTGAAAGATGCCCTCAAAAGGCTAGGACAAAGACCTAGCCTTGTGAAGGAGGGTGGGCAGTAA